In Panicum virgatum strain AP13 chromosome 4N, P.virgatum_v5, whole genome shotgun sequence, a single window of DNA contains:
- the LOC120669115 gene encoding uncharacterized protein LOC120669115, producing MKAYQVGNIDLPVTFGSKSNLRTETLTFEVVDWKGVYHAILGRPAYAKFMAVPNYTYLKLKLSGPNGVITMTGSFEQAYVSSREYYDLATTAANSAELGQLHATTAEYRPDPGKPNQAPAFVSTNETKSVTVDDIDPTKTVRIGSQLPAK from the coding sequence ATGAAAGCATACCAGGTCGGCAACATCGACTTACCGGTCACATTTGGCAGCAAATCCAACTTACGCACCGAGACCCTCACGTTCGAGGTCGTGGACTGGAAGGGGGTATATCATGCCATTCTTGGGCGCCCTGCCTATGCCAAGTTTATGGCggtgcccaactacacctacctcaagctcaagctgTCGGGCCCAAACGGTGTCATCACTATGACCGGCTCTTTCGAACAGGCCTACGTGAGCAGTCGCGAGTATTATgacctcgccaccaccgcggcaAACTCGGCTGAGCTCGGCCAGCTtcacgccaccaccgccgagtACCGCCCTGACCCTGGCAAGCCTAACCAGGCACCGGCCTTCGTCTCAACCAACGAGACCAAGTCGGTCACGGTCGACGACATCGACCCAACCAAAACGGTGCGGATCGGCTCCCAGCTGCCGGCCAAATAG